A window of the Candidatus Saccharibacteria bacterium oral taxon 488 genome harbors these coding sequences:
- a CDS encoding M1 family metallopeptidase, whose amino-acid sequence MKTVPHLLDTFIPHHYTLTLDLTHAEEKVFSGSVIISGESTSELISLHTKDLTIHSALIDDQSAKFSLGEFDELRLLHPEFSSGQHVVHIEFSGTITDAMHGLYPCYFTHDGVKKQLFATQFESHHAREVFPCVDEPAAKATYDVTLKTAPDLTVLGNMPVAKSSEDDGILTTIFATTPRMSSYLLAFVVGELHKKTARTNSGVEVNIWATPAQSEETLDFALDIATRSIDFYNEYFGVPYPLPKSDHVALPDFSSGAMENWGLITYRESCLLADPKLTPESSKRFIATVIAHELSHQWFGNLVTMQWWNDLWLNESFANMMEYVAVDALHPEWRMWEDFATSEVTAALRRDSLDGVQPVQADVNHPDEISTLFDPAIVYAKGGRLLVMVRRLIGEEAFRAGLKSYFEKFAYQNTVGNDLWQELETASGQPVVELMNAWISQPGLPIVQVKQDRSDEQSTATLRQERFFIGDHQPSDALWPIPLFANQPLDDILTEREKTFTTNGDVRLNCGLNGHFVTHYDSATRDRLIEKAAELPTLDKICLLQDMTLLTRSGRESSAALLPLARVFQHETNERVFNKAGTNLVELRKFVDDSEAGRARLKQISAEFARDTFMELGWDEQDGESDDDRERRTAALGLMLYGEDSAALAEAKLRFNETDPDDLPAEIRPLIINANVRYFETPEMIDKLFTIYQNTPSADLQVDIALSLTSTKNPATAERILVAIKDANIIRPQDASRWFIYLIRTRENRQIAWNWLKENWSWVKDTFGGDKSYDTFIRYAASALLTRNELNDFTEFTMPLRAEPALTRTIDLGIREIAGRVALIERDQAAVIDALSK is encoded by the coding sequence ATGAAAACAGTTCCACACCTACTCGACACCTTTATACCACATCATTACACATTAACTCTCGATCTGACGCATGCCGAAGAAAAAGTGTTTTCTGGCTCGGTAATTATTTCTGGCGAGTCAACTAGTGAATTGATTTCGCTGCACACCAAAGACTTGACCATTCATTCAGCGTTAATTGACGATCAGTCAGCTAAGTTTTCTCTTGGTGAATTTGATGAGCTACGCCTGTTACATCCAGAGTTTTCCAGCGGCCAACATGTCGTTCACATTGAATTTTCCGGCACCATCACCGACGCCATGCACGGGCTGTATCCATGCTATTTCACTCACGACGGCGTGAAAAAGCAATTGTTTGCCACCCAATTTGAATCGCACCACGCCCGCGAAGTTTTTCCGTGTGTTGATGAACCAGCCGCCAAAGCGACCTATGACGTAACACTGAAAACTGCGCCGGACTTGACCGTCCTTGGCAATATGCCCGTCGCCAAATCGTCTGAAGACGACGGCATACTGACAACCATCTTCGCCACTACGCCGCGTATGAGCAGCTACCTCCTCGCCTTTGTCGTCGGCGAATTACATAAGAAAACCGCCCGCACTAACTCTGGCGTTGAAGTTAATATTTGGGCGACGCCAGCCCAGAGCGAGGAGACCCTGGATTTTGCGCTGGACATCGCCACTCGCAGTATTGATTTTTATAATGAATATTTTGGCGTGCCGTATCCGCTACCAAAATCTGACCATGTAGCACTGCCTGATTTCTCGTCTGGCGCCATGGAAAACTGGGGACTCATCACCTACCGTGAAAGTTGCCTGCTGGCTGACCCGAAATTAACGCCAGAATCGTCCAAACGTTTTATCGCCACCGTCATCGCTCACGAACTCAGCCACCAATGGTTTGGCAACTTAGTGACCATGCAGTGGTGGAATGACCTGTGGTTGAACGAAAGTTTCGCTAATATGATGGAATACGTAGCGGTCGACGCACTACACCCTGAGTGGCGGATGTGGGAGGATTTTGCGACTAGTGAAGTCACCGCGGCACTGCGGCGCGATAGCCTAGACGGTGTGCAACCGGTACAGGCCGACGTTAATCACCCAGACGAAATCAGCACTTTGTTTGATCCAGCAATTGTCTATGCCAAGGGCGGACGGCTATTGGTCATGGTACGGCGGCTGATCGGCGAGGAGGCATTTCGCGCAGGACTAAAGTCATATTTTGAAAAATTTGCCTACCAAAACACTGTTGGTAATGATTTATGGCAAGAGCTAGAGACGGCTAGCGGCCAGCCAGTTGTTGAATTGATGAATGCCTGGATTTCTCAGCCAGGACTGCCGATTGTGCAAGTTAAGCAGGACAGATCTGACGAGCAATCCACTGCTACGCTACGCCAGGAGCGCTTTTTTATCGGCGACCACCAGCCGTCCGATGCCTTGTGGCCGATTCCGCTGTTTGCCAATCAACCGCTTGATGATATTCTGACCGAGCGCGAGAAAACATTTACGACAAATGGCGATGTTCGGCTAAACTGCGGACTGAACGGACATTTCGTAACGCACTACGACTCAGCAACACGAGATCGATTGATTGAAAAGGCGGCAGAATTACCAACGTTGGATAAAATTTGCTTATTGCAAGACATGACTTTGTTGACGCGCTCTGGACGAGAGAGTTCGGCGGCGCTACTGCCGCTGGCACGCGTTTTTCAGCACGAGACCAATGAAAGAGTCTTTAATAAAGCCGGGACAAATTTGGTGGAATTACGCAAATTCGTCGATGACAGTGAAGCAGGACGCGCTCGGCTAAAGCAGATTTCTGCTGAATTTGCCCGCGATACATTCATGGAACTTGGCTGGGATGAGCAGGATGGCGAGTCTGATGACGACCGCGAACGGCGCACGGCAGCGCTAGGTTTGATGTTATACGGCGAGGACTCAGCAGCACTCGCGGAGGCCAAACTACGCTTTAATGAGACTGACCCGGATGATTTACCAGCTGAAATTCGCCCGCTTATCATCAATGCCAATGTCAGATATTTCGAGACGCCAGAAATGATTGACAAGCTTTTTACGATATATCAGAATACGCCATCAGCCGACCTGCAAGTTGATATAGCGCTAAGCTTGACCTCGACGAAGAATCCAGCAACCGCCGAACGAATTTTAGTAGCAATAAAAGATGCTAATATTATCCGCCCGCAAGACGCCAGCCGTTGGTTTATTTATCTGATCCGCACGCGGGAAAACCGGCAAATTGCCTGGAATTGGCTGAAAGAAAATTGGTCGTGGGTGAAAGACACCTTTGGCGGCGATAAAAGCTACGATACTTTTATCCGCTACGCCGCTAGCGCCCTGTTAACCCGCAATGAGTTAAACGATTTCACCGAATTTACCATGCCACTGCGTGCCGAACCAGCCCTCACCCGCACCATTGATTTGGGTATCCGTGAGATAGCCGGTAGAGTAGCACTGATCGAGCGGGATCAGGCGGCGGTTATTGACGCGCTTAGTAAGTAA
- a CDS encoding ribonuclease HII produces MILGIDEVGRGPWAGPLVVGAVILGGVEIEGLDDSKKLTKKRREALDEVIRKQAAAWALGWVSAGELDEVSMSQALRLATRRAVKQVQAQCKEKNLAFDEIIIDGTVNFLADTALERYVTVMAKADGLIPSVSAASIIAKVARDQYMTEQDVVYPGYGFASNAGYGVVKHRAAIERLGVTPLHRLSFAPLQKYVDSIKLRNLHRKKLSAPPNESPVGYPQKIIRDPRKVAQIFSEDITPVDFVGTEDVTQIDLPNTAPETAKLATTRQIGDRGEQAAAAWLTTDGHEIIARNWRTRYCEIDIVSMKDDVLYFTEVKYRKNDDFGDGLVAITAKKQRQMRFAAELFMTKHLQHEGRDMRMLAIAVDRDYNTECLVV; encoded by the coding sequence ATGATCCTCGGCATTGATGAAGTCGGACGTGGGCCGTGGGCGGGGCCGCTGGTGGTGGGCGCGGTGATTTTGGGTGGTGTCGAGATTGAGGGTTTGGATGATAGTAAAAAGTTGACTAAAAAACGCCGCGAGGCTTTGGATGAGGTGATTCGTAAGCAGGCGGCTGCGTGGGCGCTGGGCTGGGTGAGTGCTGGGGAATTGGATGAGGTTAGCATGAGTCAGGCGCTGCGACTGGCAACGCGGCGGGCGGTGAAGCAGGTTCAGGCACAGTGCAAAGAGAAGAATCTGGCATTTGATGAAATTATCATTGACGGGACGGTTAATTTTCTGGCGGATACAGCGCTGGAGCGATACGTGACGGTGATGGCCAAGGCTGATGGTTTGATCCCGAGTGTGTCGGCCGCGTCAATTATCGCTAAAGTAGCGCGCGATCAGTACATGACCGAGCAAGACGTGGTCTATCCAGGATATGGTTTCGCGTCAAATGCTGGCTATGGCGTGGTCAAGCATCGGGCGGCAATTGAGCGGTTGGGCGTGACGCCGCTGCATCGGCTGAGTTTTGCGCCGCTACAGAAGTATGTGGATAGCATAAAGTTACGGAATCTGCACCGGAAAAAGTTAAGTGCTCCACCGAATGAGTCGCCTGTCGGATATCCTCAGAAAATAATTCGGGACCCACGTAAAGTTGCCCAAATTTTTTCCGAGGATATCACTCCAGTCGATTTTGTAGGTACTGAAGATGTTACGCAAATCGACTTACCAAATACCGCTCCAGAAACGGCAAAATTAGCAACAACTCGCCAGATTGGGGATAGGGGTGAACAAGCCGCCGCAGCTTGGCTGACGACTGATGGTCATGAGATTATTGCCCGCAACTGGCGGACGCGGTACTGTGAAATCGATATTGTTAGCATGAAAGATGATGTGCTGTATTTCACCGAGGTCAAATATCGTAAAAATGATGACTTTGGCGACGGGCTGGTGGCAATTACTGCCAAAAAACAGCGCCAAATGCGCTTTGCGGCTGAGCTATTTATGACAAAACATCTGCAACACGAGGGGCGTGATATGCGGATGTTAGCCATAGCTGTTGACAGGGATTACAACACCGAATGCCTGGTGGTGTAG
- a CDS encoding 50S ribosomal protein L19 encodes MSFELINKVNQAQKKQAVVDVRSGDTVRVYQKIKEGNKERIQMFEGVVIRTDNKQSHTSRITVRKIASGVGVEKSFLLHSPLIEKIEIVRRAKVRRKFLSFLRKRSGKSARLTAKNFDRAAVNDVHDAKAEAEAERLKEEAAQAAAAKQAEKDAAQAELDAKAAEVAARHKEA; translated from the coding sequence ATGAGTTTTGAACTAATCAACAAAGTCAACCAAGCGCAGAAAAAACAAGCAGTTGTCGATGTCCGCAGTGGTGACACCGTGCGTGTGTACCAGAAAATTAAGGAGGGTAACAAAGAGCGTATTCAGATGTTTGAGGGTGTGGTCATTCGCACCGACAACAAACAGTCGCATACCTCGCGCATTACCGTTCGTAAAATTGCGTCGGGTGTTGGCGTGGAAAAATCGTTCTTGCTGCACAGTCCGCTGATTGAGAAAATTGAAATTGTACGCCGCGCCAAGGTCCGTCGCAAGTTCCTCAGCTTCTTGCGCAAGCGTTCTGGCAAGTCAGCTCGCTTGACCGCCAAAAACTTTGACCGTGCTGCCGTCAATGATGTCCACGATGCTAAAGCCGAGGCCGAGGCAGAACGCCTGAAGGAGGAGGCCGCACAAGCTGCCGCTGCCAAGCAAGCTGAAAAGGATGCTGCTCAAGCGGAGCTTGATGCCAAGGCTGCTGAAGTAGCAGCGCGTCACAAAGAAGCGTAA
- a CDS encoding NADP-dependent malic enzyme, with protein MDYNVLALELHKKYRGKITTSLRDQEELDRDKLSAYYSPGVGAVSQAIAENPAYLPKYTWTNNLVGVISDGSAILGLGDLGPKAAMPVMEGKALLFKYFADVDAVPVVLDVHEPEQIITTIKAIAPSFGAINLEDIAAPKCFEIEERLKAELDIPVFHDDQHGTAVVVLAGLINAAKLTRRNLAACKFVVIGAGAAGTAIIKLLHLYGARNIVAVDSRGIVGSSRTDLNAEKTALLEYVDASQAGSIEDAITDADVFIGVSRAGLLTPELVQKMADNPIIFALANPVPEIMPDVAREAGVAVIATGRSDFPNQINNSLAFPGIFRGALDHGVKKITDQHKLAAAEALAGLVENPTADEVIPSPFDERVAPTVARVIT; from the coding sequence ATGGATTATAACGTATTAGCACTTGAACTACACAAAAAATATAGGGGTAAAATTACCACCAGTTTGCGCGACCAGGAGGAGTTGGATCGCGATAAATTAAGCGCCTATTACAGCCCAGGCGTGGGTGCGGTCAGCCAGGCGATCGCCGAAAACCCAGCATACCTGCCAAAGTATACCTGGACGAATAATCTAGTCGGCGTGATTTCTGACGGCTCAGCGATTTTAGGCTTGGGCGATTTGGGACCAAAAGCCGCCATGCCAGTCATGGAAGGCAAGGCGCTGCTGTTCAAGTATTTTGCTGATGTTGACGCTGTGCCAGTTGTACTGGATGTTCACGAGCCGGAACAAATTATTACTACGATCAAGGCAATTGCACCGAGCTTTGGGGCAATTAACCTCGAAGACATCGCCGCACCAAAATGTTTTGAGATTGAAGAGCGCCTGAAAGCTGAGCTGGACATTCCCGTATTTCACGACGACCAGCACGGTACCGCGGTCGTGGTGCTGGCAGGCCTGATCAATGCTGCGAAATTGACCAGACGAAACCTGGCAGCCTGTAAATTCGTGGTCATTGGCGCAGGCGCAGCTGGTACGGCCATCATCAAACTGCTACATCTATACGGCGCAAGGAACATCGTGGCGGTAGATAGCCGCGGCATTGTTGGCTCGTCTCGCACGGATTTGAATGCTGAAAAAACTGCGCTATTAGAATACGTCGACGCTTCGCAAGCTGGCTCAATTGAAGACGCCATCACCGATGCTGACGTGTTCATTGGTGTGTCGCGCGCTGGGCTGCTCACGCCTGAATTGGTACAAAAAATGGCCGACAATCCAATCATCTTTGCCCTAGCCAATCCAGTTCCAGAAATCATGCCAGACGTCGCTCGAGAGGCGGGTGTAGCAGTCATCGCCACTGGCCGCAGCGATTTTCCAAACCAGATCAATAATTCCTTGGCCTTCCCAGGCATCTTCCGCGGCGCCCTGGATCATGGTGTGAAAAAAATCACCGACCAGCATAAACTGGCGGCCGCCGAAGCGTTAGCTGGACTAGTCGAGAATCCAACTGCTGATGAAGTCATTCCTTCGCCGTTTGACGAGCGAGTAGCGCCAACCGTCGCTCGTGTTATCACATAA